The following are from one region of the Ignavibacteriota bacterium genome:
- the recG gene encoding ATP-dependent DNA helicase RecG produces the protein MNSFSKNALDDSVQYLKSVGPKRAESFSKIGINTISDLLFYFPSRHLDRTTVLTAAKAYGYLMNGYDGELTVIGKVFDKEKKRFGRREILKVQFRDESGFFECVWFQGTKYFYSVFNEGDMFAVSSKPDKSKYGALQFIHPDFDRISEEEKNFLHTGKIIPFYRIPKELKSGNIGDLSLRRIISFAVDNYADFVEETLTEEIINQNRLILLKEAIRNYHFPESTDKLNSAKRRFKFEELFYLELLVALRKQNYQSKLIGNKLVIRTDLVRNFLKTLPFELTKAQLKVLGEIKSDLLSEKPMNRLLQGDVGSGKTIVSLIAMLIAVDNGFQAAIMAPTEILADQHAKNISVMMKRLCEQFPEREIKTSLLLGGQKKSERDKRLQEIELQETDIIIGTHALFEEKVYYKNLGLVVIDEQHRFGVRQRAKLQTKGKTPEVLVMSATPIPRTISMTIYGDLDISVIDEMPKNRKPIKTVLRGESKLPEIYKFIIDKKKDGYQTFIVYPLVEDSDKLELKAAESYYEELSQTHLKNLRLGLIHGRMSWQEKEEKMLLFLKKQFDVLVSTTVIEVGIDIPDANIILINDAHRFGLSQLHQLRGRVGRSDKQAFCILVTKDEIVQYNIQQRLDLDYISSSMIEKYKSAIRLQTMLKTNNGFEIAEADLKLRGPGDIFSTKQSGFPDLKYADIIQDAELISLTKQIAFNLINKDPSIDSPNNNIIRKNLIRHYSENLKYAKIA, from the coding sequence ATGAATTCTTTTTCAAAAAACGCTCTTGATGATTCCGTGCAATATTTGAAATCGGTTGGACCTAAAAGAGCCGAATCCTTTTCAAAGATCGGAATAAACACAATTAGTGATTTACTATTCTACTTCCCTTCCCGTCATCTCGACAGGACAACAGTTCTGACTGCTGCAAAAGCTTACGGATATTTAATGAACGGTTACGATGGTGAACTTACTGTTATCGGAAAAGTTTTTGATAAAGAGAAAAAAAGATTTGGCAGAAGAGAAATTCTTAAAGTTCAATTCAGGGATGAATCAGGTTTTTTTGAGTGTGTCTGGTTCCAGGGAACAAAATATTTTTACTCTGTTTTTAATGAAGGAGATATGTTCGCGGTTTCTTCTAAACCTGATAAATCAAAATATGGAGCTCTGCAATTCATTCATCCTGATTTTGACAGGATAAGTGAAGAGGAAAAAAATTTTCTTCATACGGGTAAGATCATCCCATTTTACAGAATTCCAAAAGAACTAAAGTCAGGTAATATCGGCGATCTGAGCTTAAGAAGAATAATAAGTTTTGCAGTCGATAACTATGCGGACTTTGTTGAAGAAACTCTTACTGAAGAAATTATTAATCAAAACAGATTAATTCTGCTCAAGGAAGCAATTCGAAACTACCATTTCCCGGAGTCAACTGACAAATTAAATTCCGCTAAAAGAAGATTTAAGTTTGAAGAATTGTTCTATCTAGAATTACTGGTTGCATTGAGAAAACAAAATTACCAGAGTAAGTTAATTGGCAACAAGTTAGTCATCAGAACTGATCTTGTCCGGAATTTTTTAAAAACACTTCCGTTTGAACTAACCAAAGCCCAATTAAAAGTTTTGGGAGAAATAAAGAGCGATCTTCTTTCTGAAAAGCCAATGAACCGGCTGCTTCAGGGAGATGTTGGCAGTGGAAAAACAATTGTTTCGTTAATCGCTATGCTGATTGCAGTTGATAATGGATTTCAGGCAGCGATAATGGCGCCGACCGAGATCTTGGCTGATCAGCATGCAAAAAATATTTCTGTGATGATGAAACGGCTCTGCGAACAATTTCCTGAAAGAGAAATAAAAACCTCACTGCTTCTTGGAGGTCAGAAGAAATCTGAAAGAGATAAACGACTTCAGGAAATTGAACTGCAGGAGACAGACATTATTATTGGAACTCACGCTCTTTTCGAAGAGAAAGTTTATTATAAAAATCTTGGTTTAGTAGTTATTGATGAGCAACACCGGTTTGGAGTCCGACAGCGGGCTAAACTTCAAACTAAAGGAAAAACTCCGGAAGTTTTGGTTATGAGCGCAACTCCCATTCCAAGAACAATATCTATGACAATTTATGGAGATCTTGATATTTCTGTAATTGACGAAATGCCAAAGAATAGAAAACCAATTAAAACCGTACTAAGAGGAGAAAGTAAGCTGCCGGAGATATACAAGTTTATCATTGATAAAAAGAAAGATGGATACCAGACCTTTATAGTTTATCCATTAGTTGAAGATTCAGATAAGCTTGAACTTAAAGCTGCTGAATCTTATTACGAGGAATTAAGCCAGACACATTTAAAAAATCTTAGACTTGGATTGATTCACGGAAGAATGTCCTGGCAGGAAAAAGAAGAGAAGATGCTGCTCTTCTTAAAAAAACAATTTGATGTTTTGGTTTCGACAACTGTCATTGAAGTTGGTATAGACATTCCTGATGCTAACATAATTCTGATAAACGATGCGCATCGCTTCGGACTCTCACAGCTTCATCAATTAAGAGGAAGGGTCGGAAGAAGTGATAAGCAGGCGTTCTGTATTCTCGTAACGAAGGATGAAATTGTACAGTATAATATACAACAGCGGCTTGATCTTGATTACATTTCAAGTTCAATGATAGAAAAATATAAGTCAGCTATCAGGCTCCAAACAATGTTAAAGACAAACAACGGATTTGAAATTGCTGAGGCAGACTTAAAGTTGCGCGGACCAGGTGATATCTTCAGCACAAAACAAAGCGGCTTTCCTGATTTAAAATATGCTGATATTATTCAGGATGCAGAGTTGATCAGCTTAACAAAGCAAATCGCATTTAACCTTATAAATAAAGACCCATCTATTGATTCACCAAACAACAACATCATCAGGAAAAATCTTATCAGACATTATTCAGAGAATCTTAAGTACGCGAAGATTGCGTAA
- a CDS encoding deoxyguanosinetriphosphate triphosphohydrolase, translating into MEWEKLLTDSRLGEKIQAKKNSSDGRSEFQKDFDRVVFSPAFRRLQDKTQVFPLPESDFVHTRLTHSLEVSCVGRSLGNLVGETVVKRNPSLNSRFTKFHFGEIVAAACLAHDIGNPPFGHSGEDAIAEYFRSGNGQQFKSKIKDEKKWTDFIKYEGNAQGFRIITKLQNPKVKGGLNLTYSTLAAVTKYPRESLINNQNRSLQNKAYRKYGFFQAEKEIFKEVADKTGLDFVVNKKTYWWRRHPLTFLVEAADDICYSVMDLEDGFMLGLISFRETEELLIPLISKQGLRNYRDKDEKDRIGYLRAIAINELVNELARVFLDEEKNILAGKFENELISEIKRANALKRIKDISVTRIYKSRSVVEREVAGYEVLGGLLDTFIDSYNEAYEKKISAKNKSVFALLPKRISDDIPNELYQRLIRIIDFVSGMTDSFAVSLFRKIKGISLPGGRVTE; encoded by the coding sequence TTGGAATGGGAAAAACTTTTAACTGATTCGAGACTTGGGGAAAAAATCCAGGCAAAGAAAAATTCATCCGATGGAAGAAGTGAATTTCAAAAAGATTTTGACAGAGTTGTGTTTTCACCTGCATTCAGACGGCTGCAGGATAAAACTCAAGTCTTTCCGCTGCCAGAAAGTGATTTTGTTCATACAAGATTAACTCACAGTCTGGAAGTTTCCTGTGTCGGAAGATCTTTGGGTAATCTTGTTGGTGAAACAGTAGTCAAACGAAATCCATCTTTAAATAGCAGGTTTACAAAATTTCATTTCGGCGAAATAGTCGCTGCAGCTTGTCTTGCACACGATATCGGAAATCCGCCGTTCGGTCATTCAGGTGAAGATGCAATTGCCGAATATTTCAGAAGTGGTAACGGACAACAGTTTAAATCAAAAATTAAAGATGAGAAGAAATGGACCGATTTTATTAAGTATGAAGGAAACGCTCAGGGTTTCAGAATTATTACAAAACTTCAGAATCCAAAAGTTAAAGGTGGATTAAATCTTACTTACTCAACTCTTGCCGCAGTTACAAAATATCCGAGAGAGTCTCTCATAAATAATCAAAACAGATCATTACAAAATAAAGCTTATCGCAAGTATGGATTCTTTCAGGCTGAAAAAGAAATTTTTAAAGAAGTTGCTGATAAAACAGGACTTGATTTTGTGGTGAATAAAAAAACTTACTGGTGGCGCCGTCATCCGCTTACGTTTCTTGTTGAAGCTGCTGACGACATCTGCTACAGTGTAATGGATCTCGAAGATGGATTCATGCTTGGTCTGATTTCGTTTAGAGAAACTGAGGAATTGCTGATACCATTAATCTCTAAACAAGGATTGAGAAATTATCGGGATAAAGATGAAAAAGACAGGATAGGATACTTACGGGCAATTGCAATTAACGAACTGGTTAATGAACTCGCAAGGGTGTTTCTGGATGAGGAAAAAAATATTTTGGCAGGGAAGTTTGAAAATGAACTAATCAGTGAAATAAAACGTGCCAATGCACTTAAGCGAATAAAAGATATTTCGGTTACCAGGATTTATAAGTCGCGCAGTGTTGTTGAAAGGGAAGTTGCCGGTTATGAGGTGCTTGGTGGCTTGCTGGATACTTTTATTGATTCATACAACGAAGCCTACGAAAAGAAAATCTCAGCAAAAAATAAATCTGTTTTTGCGCTGTTACCAAAGAGAATTAGTGATGACATTCCAAACGAACTTTACCAACGTCTTATAAGAATAATTGATTTCGTTTCGGGGATGACTGATTCATTTGCAGTTTCACTTTTCAGAAAGATTAAAGGTATCTCTTTGCCGGGCGGAAGAGTTACCGAATGA